AATCCACATACTTATGGTGCTGCACTTTTAGCCTTAGTGATTATTTTTCCCAATCTTATCTGGCAGTATAATAATAATTTTCCGGTAGTTCATCACATGAAAGAGCTTTCCGAATACCAGTTAGTAAATGTCAATAGGTTTGACTTTCTGAAATCACAGCTTTTATTCTTTATTGGAGTAACTTTTGTTATTCTATTTGGATTCTATGCATTACTGTTTTACAAGTCTTTTGAAAAAATTAGATTTTTCTTCTGGGGATATGTGATCACCCTCTCTATATTTATGTTTTTTAGGGCAAAAGATTACTATGCAGTAGGTATTTATCCTATTTATATAGGGTTTGGAGCTGTTTACCTTGAGGATATTTTAAAAAGCGGATGGAAAAGATTTCTCAAACCAGTTTGTGTTTTACATCCTATTATTTTGTTCTTGCCGATATACAATCTGGCATTTCCTAATAAACCTCCGGAATCTATAGTTCAGAATCCAGACTCTTATAAGAAATTTGGATTTTTGCGTTGGGAAGATGGTAAAGATCATTCTTTGCCCCAGGATTTTGCAGATATGTTGGGCTGGAAAGAATTAGCTCAAAAGGTAGATAAAGAATATTCCCGATTGTCAAAATCTGGAAACACCTTAGTACTTTGTGATAATTATGGGCAGGCCGGAGCCATTAATTTTTATTCGGAAAAAGGAGTAAAAGCAGTTTCATTCAATGCAGATTATATCAATTGGATGGATTTAAGCAAGAAGTATAAAAATTTAATTAGAGCTAAAGACTCTTCAGAAGATGAACTTGAAAAGACGGGCGCTTTTTTCAAACATTCGATACTGGCTGATTCTGTTACTAATCCATATGCAAGAGAAAAAGGAACTGTTATTTTTAGCTTTGAAGATGCTAAAATTGATATACGAAAGAGGATTCAGAATGAAATAGATGAAGTGAAAAGTAGAAATTAACGAACATATAGCTGTAGTTAAGTCTAATAGGTTTAAGAGATGTGAAAAAAAAAATGCTTAAGTCAGGGTAATTTTTAGAATAGTTTATTCTTGCCGTTTATGATCAATGAATGTTGTTGAGAATAGTACGTTTTATATATTATTTATTTCTGATTTGTTGTATCCTTTAGCTTTGATTTAATATTGTGAATAGGTTTTATTATTTTTAATTTCACCTAAAAACATAATATGAAAAATCTAATTTTAATATTGGGTCTTCTGATATTATCTTCATGCCAGGGAAATAAAGAGAAGACTGAAACCGATATTCCGTTAATCCCTATGTTTACCGAATTGCAAAATAAAGCAAAAGCTATATTTGGTGCTTTACCTGGCTTCGTGGATAATAAAATTAGCCCTATAAGTGACGAAAAAGTACTATTGGGAAAAGCATTGTATTTCGACCCTATTCTTTCAAAGAATGGAACCCAAAGTTGTAATACGTGCCATAATCTAAACACTTACGGAGTGGATAATAAAGCTTTTTCTCCTGGAGATGCTAAAGGTTCTGTAGGAGTAAGGAATTCACCTTCTACCTTGAATGCAGCGCTTCATACAGCACAATTTTGGGACGGAAGAGCAAAGTCTCTTGAAGAACAAGCTGGCAAACCTATTCTAAATCCCATAGAAATGGGAATTCCTGATGAGAATTTTGTTATTGAAAGACTTAAGAAAAGTGAAAAGTATCAAAAAATGTTTGGCATTGCTTTTCCAAAAGATAAGAGTCCTATCAATTGGGAAAATCTTACCACTGCAATTGGAGCATTTGAGAGAAAGCTAATAACTCCTTCCCGTTTTGATAAATACATTGAAGGAGATAATAATGCTTTAACGGATAAAGAAAAACATGGACTTCAAGACTTTATTGATGTGGGATGTATTACTTGTCATACTGGTCCGGCTTTAGGAGGTAATTCTTTTCAGAAATTCGGAGTATATAAAGAATATTGGAAGGAAACTAAAAGTACTAAAATTGATGAAGGCAAGTCGGTTATTAGTAAAAACGAGGCCGAAAAATATATGTTTAAAGTTCCGTCTTTGAGAAATGTTACTAAAACCTCACCTTATTTTCATGATGGGAGCGTTACAGATTTGAAGGAAGTCATCAGGATAATGGGGAAAATACAATTGGATAAAGAATTAACATCAGAACAAGTCGATAATATATATGCTTTTTTTGAATCATTAAAAGGTGAAGTTAATCCTGAATTAGCAAAAGCACCCTAATCTTTTAAGCAGATATTTTGTCAAAAATGATTCCTGAATTCAGATGTTCAGGAATCATTTTTATTTATTAATTATTTAATGCAATAAAGTTGCGTTAAATGATTTTTATTGTAATTTTGTATATCAATAAATTATATCTCGACAGAAAGTATGCAAAACAAAAAAATGGATGTTATTATCATAGGAGGGAGTTACTCCGGATTATCTGCAGCAATGGCATTGGGTAGATCTTTGAGAAATGTGTTGATTATAGATCATGGAAAACCATGTAACAGACAGACTCCACATTCCCATAATTTTATTACTCATGATGGGAAGACTCCAAAAGAAATTACAGAGCTAGCCAGAAAAGATATTGAAAAATATAAGACGGTTCAGTTTTATGATGGTAAAGTGATAAGAATAGAAAAAAATGCAGATGTTTTTCGTGTTGAATTGTCTTCCGGTGAAGAGTTTTATGCTAAAAAAATCATCTTGGCTTCCGGAGTAAAAGATATGATGCCGGATATTCCAGGATTTTCAGAATGTTGGGGGATTTCTGTCATCCATTGTCCTTACTGTCATGGTTATGAAGTAAGAAATGAAATAACAGGCATTTTAGCAGACGGTGACTTAGCTTTTGAATTTTCAAAGTTGGTCTTTAATTTGACAAAAGAGCTCACCTTATTCACTAATGGGAAAACAAAGCTTACCCATGAACAGGTTGAAAAATTAAAACAGAATAAGATCAATCTTAATGAAGAAGAAATAGAGAAGATTGAACATGAAAATGGGTATATTCAAAAAGTAATTTTCAAAGATGGTAGCGTTGTGCCTTTAAAAGCCTTGTATGCAAAAATTCCTTTTGAGCAGAATATTGATGTGTCAGAATTAGGCTGTGAGTTAACAGAATATAGATTTATCAAAGCAGATTTTATGCAGAAAACGTCTGTTCCCGGAGTTTTCGCTTGTGGAGATAATGTAACGATGATGAGGTCTGTAGCCAATGCCGTTGCACAAGGTAATTTAGCAGGAGCTGTTGTGAATAAAGAGCTTTCTGAAGAGGAGTTTTAAAGATTTACCTTATACAATCTGAGGATATAAATGATTTGATTGTTTTTCCGTCTTTTCATTGTTTAGTGTTTAAAAATCATCCTTGTCAATACTAAAATCTCAACGAAAATTCCGTACATTTGGGGTGAAAAATTTCAAAAACTAAAAGTAAAATGGATATTATTTTCGACCTGATTGAAAAGGAAAGACAAAGACAAGCCCATGGGTTAGAACTTATCGCATCAGAAAATTTTGTTTCTGAAAATGTGATGAAAGCAATGGGAAGTGTACTGACAAATAAATATGCTGAAGGCTATCCCGGGAAAAGATATTACGGAGGGTGTGAAGTGGTAGATGAGGTTGAAACATTAGCCATCAACAGAGCAAAAGAACTTTTCGGAGTAAACTATGTGAACGTTCAGCCACATTCCGGATCTCAGGCAAATGCAGCCATTTATCTTGCAGTTTTGAAACCAGGAGATAAAATCATGGGAATGGACCTTTCAATGGGAGGACACCTTACTCATGGTTCTGCAGTGAACTTCTCAGGAATTCAATATGAAGTAGTTTCTTACGGAGTAGAAAGAGAAACTGGCCTTATTGATTACAATCAAATGAGAGAAGTTGCTTTAAGAGAAAGACCAAAAATGATGATTGCAGGATTCTCTGCTTATTCAAGAGACCTTGATTATGCTAAATACAGAGAGATTGCAGACGAAATCGGAGCAACACTTTGGGCTGATATTGCTCACCCTGCAGGTTTAGTAGCTAAAGGATTATTGAATTCACCATTTGAGCACTGTCACGTTGTAACGACTACTACTCACAAGACTTTAAGAGGTCCTAGAGGGGGTATGATCATGATGGGGAAAGACTTTGAAAATACATATGGTCACAAAACTCCAAAAGGAGAAACGAAAATGATGAGCCAGGTATTGGATGGAGCTGTATTCCCAGGAATTCAAGGAGGCCCGTTAGAGCACGTAATTGCTGGTAAAGCAGTAGCATTCGGAGAAGCTTTGGATGGTCAATTCGAAACATATGCAAAACAAGTTAAAGCTAATGCTCAGGCATTATCAAAAGCTATGATCGACAAAGGATTTGATATTGTAAGCGGAGGTACAGATAACCACCTGATGTTGGTTGATCTTAGAAATAAAGGTGTAAACGGTAAAGAAACGGAAAAGGCATTAGTACTTGCTGATATTACATGTAACAAAAACATGGTTCCTTTCGATGACAAATCTCCATTTACAACCTCTGGTATCAGACTAGGTACGGCTGCTATTACAACAAGAGGACTTAAAGAAAACGATATGGAAACTATTGCAGGATTGATTTCTGAAGTAGTGGATAATATCAAAAATGAAGAAGTTCTTGCCTCTGTAAGAAAGAATGTTAATGAATTAATGGAAGGAAAAGCATTATTCAACTATTAATATATAGTATAATATAAGATAAAGAATGGGCGAGAGCTCATTCTTTTTTTATTGATATGGAAAAGAAATCTTTTACTTTTGATGAAATTAAACAGAAACTGGTAAGCTATTGTGTGTATCAGGATCGATGTCATGCCGAAGTGGAACAGAAAATGAGGGAATTTTTGCTGATTGATGAAGCAAAAGAAGAAATTATTCTTTACCTTATGAAAGAGAATTATCTCAATGAAGAAAGGTTTACGAGAAGTTATATCCGAGGCAAGTTTTACATCAAACATTGGGGGCGAAACAAGATTAAAATGAATCTTAAACAGAAGCAAATCTCTGATAAACTGATCAGTATGTGTTTTGATGAAATATATGAAGACGATTATATCAAAACCATCACAAGGATTTATGAAGATTATTCTTCCAAACAAAAAGGACTTCAGGAATATCAGAAAAAATCAAAGACCATAAAATATTTGATGAGTAGAGGCTTTGAATATGAGAAAATAAATGATATTTTTGACTGAAATGTTGATAAATTAAAAAGACTAGCTGTTTTTAGAACTGATAAAAAGGAAAGATAAATTTTTATAAAGAAGAGTGTATTGATTGTAAATTTCACCCTCTGCTGAGTTTTTATGGTATGATTTTTGTCAATCAATTGCTCTATCGACTGACTTGTAATAATTTCAGAAAATAGTTAAACATCAAATTTATTTTTGATTTCAGTAACGGAATAGAATTTTATTTTATTTTTGCATAATTGTATCGAAATTATCATTGGTGGATAATTGGATCTTACACTAATTAAAAATATGGACACAAATATAGACAATGTACAATTCTCTTAGAAAAAAAATATTTGGAGGGGATAATATTGTCAATCTCTCAGACGTAAGATATCTTCCTAGATGGATAATACTTGTAATAGATATTATTATTCTGGTTATATCTTTATTTCTTTCTACTTACATTATAGAAAAAATTACCCAAAAGGAATTTGTTTATCATGAAGATAAAAGCATTGTGTTTGCTTTTATTATTATGGTAAATACATTCTTTATGTATATATTTAAAACATATGCGGGGATTATAAGACACTCTACCTTTATAGATTTGTTTAAGCTTCTTATATCATGTTTCTGTACAATGTTTGTTGTTGCTACAATCAATGTGGCTTATTTTTGGACAACAGGTGGAAAGTTTATTCTAACTCCTTATCTTGTTTTGTACTTTGTAATCTCTTTTATGGGATTGTTTTTATTCCGATTATATGTGAAGGAATTTTTTCACATTGTAAGAGAATATAGAAGAAGTGCGTTGAAAAAAAGAATATTAGTACTTGGAATTGATGAGCAATCTATTGCTATCGCAAGAGCTATTCTTGATAATCCTAATCTACCTTATCAGGTGGTTGGCTTTTTGACCCAGAGAACTGACTCTAAAAGAGCTTCGCTTCTCGGTAAGCCTATCTATGGAAAAGAAAAGATTGAAAATAGTACTAAAGATGATCTTGTTATTGATGGAGTAATCATTGTAAAAGAAATGATGGCTAAGGATGAAATGAACTCTTGGGTTAATTTATTCTTGGAAAAAGATTTGAATGTATTCAAAGCTCCATCCGTTCAAAAATTAAGAGATAGTGATTTAGGTGGTTCAATAAGAAATCTTCAAATTGAAGATTTACTTAATAGAAAACCAATTAAAATCGAAAATGAGGAAGTTAAAAGCAGGCATTTTGGTAAGAATGTACTGGTAACAGGCGGTGCTGGCTCTATCGGAAGCGAAATTGTTCGCCAAGTTGCTCAGTTTACCCCGTCCTTAATTGTTGTTCTTGACCAGGCTGAAACTCCATTATATGACATTGAACTTGAAATGAAGGAAAAATTTCCTCATATAAGGTTTAAGTTTGTTCTGGCTGACGTATCCAATATGAATAGAGTGGAAACGTTATTTCAAACCTATAATTTTTCAATGGTGTACCATGCAGCAGCTTATAAACATGTGCCGTTGGTTGAAGATAATCCTAATGAAGCGATTCGTGTAAATGTTTTGGGATCAAAGAATATAGCACTTTTATCAAGCAGATACAAGGTGAATAGATTTGTAATGATCTCTACAGACAAAGCCGTTAATCCTACAAATGTAATGGGAGCATCAAAAAGAGCTGCCGAATTATTTGTACAATCTCTGCAACATGCCGAAGGAAATATAACAAAATTCATTACCACCAGATTTGGAAATGTTTTAGGATCAAACGGTTCGGTTATTCCTCATTTTAAAAAGCAAATTGAAGCAGGTGGCCCTGTTACTATAACCCATCCTGATATTGTTAGGTATTTTATGACAATTCCAGAAGCTTGTGAACTTGTTCTACAGGCTGGAACCATGGGGCAAGGAGGTGAAATATTTGTTTTTGATATGGGCGAACCTGTTAAGATTTTAGATTTAGCCAACAGGATGATAAAATTATCAGGATTTGAGCCTAATATTGATATAAAAATTATTTACACCGGATTGAGACCCGGAGAGAAGTTATACGAAGAGTTGCTAAGTGATAATGCAAAAACTCTTCCTACACACAATGAAAAAATTATGATCTCCAAAGATCCGGCAATGTCCTTTGAAGAAATAGATAATCTGATCCATCTCATTACAGAAGCTTCTATTATGAAAGAGAAAGTAGAGGTTGTGAAAATTTTGAAATTAATAGTTCCTGAATTTAGAAGTAATAATTCTATTTATGAGGTTCTGGATAAGTAAGAAAAGAAGAAAAATATAAATGTATATTTGTACAATTTAAAAAATATGAAGGGAAAAATATTGGCAATATTTTTGGCATTAACACTAGTTTCCTGTAAAGTAAACCAAACTAGGCCAAATGACTTGAACTATATGCAAAATATAGAGAAAGTTGCTATAGAAGCATCAGAAAAAAATTCTAAACCTACAATACAAGCAGGTGATCAAATGATTATTTTGATCACAGCAAAAGATATGGATGTAGTAAGACCGTTTAATCAAAATTACTCATCATCAGAACTTGTACAAAGTAATACATTGGCAGGAGGAAATACACCAAACCAAGGTATGGTGACGGTCTCAGGCCCTACTTATATTGTAGATGCTAATGGTAATATAGATTTTCCAATCTTGGGAAAAATAGATACTTCAGATAAAACATTAGTTCAGTTCAAGGAAGAACTTAAACAAAGAATGACTAAATACATTATTGATCCAACAGTTAATGTTAGATTAGTAAACTTCAAAGTTACGGTTTTGGGAGAGGTAAATAGACAAGGTGATTATGTAATATCTAATGGGCAAGGGACTATTTTAAATGCATTGGGACTAGCAGGAGATCTTACGATGTATGGAAAAAGAGATGATGTTTTGGTTGTCAGAACAGAAAATGGTCAGGTTACCCATGGAAAAGTAAACTTACGAGATGCTAATTTGATCAACTCACCATACTATCATCTTAAACAAGGAGATGCAATCATAGTGGCATCTACCAATACTAAAGATCTTACAGCGAAACAAAATCCTAACACAGGACTTTACCTAACTGCAGCTTCTATTGCTATTACCGCAGTAGCAGTTGTCGTAAGTTTAATCAAGAAGTAAAATAATTAATGGACAATCAGAGTTTTCACCAATCAGAAGAAAAGAAAAGTATCCTTGATAATTTAGATATAAAAGAAATTATTAAACCATATGTAAGAAGATGGCCATGGTTCATTGTAACATCAATTATAGCCGTTATAATTGGGTTTGTTGCACTAAATTCATGACTCCTATATATAACGTTCAGACAACAGTTCTTATAAAAGATGCTAAAAGTTCTTCACCTGCAGTTTCACCTACAGATTTAGGTGTTTTACCTGATTTATCTAGTTTTGGTGGCTTGAAAACCAATAGTATTGCCAATGAAATAGAAATACTAAAATCTAAAAAGCTAATGAGAGATGTTGTCATTAGCCAGAATCTTCAAACTAATATCATTGCTAAAGGTAAAGTGAGAAATTTCGAACTTTACAAAGAAACTTCTCCTATTGAAGTAAAAGTTATCAATGAAAAGAAAGACTTTGTATCATCCACTGAAACAGGAGTTGTAAAGTTGAATATTGAAGGAGATAAGCTAACGCTGAATTTGAACAAGCCTGAGAAACAGATCATTTCAGGATTTGGGAAAACAATCAGTCTCCCGTATGCCAACATTATTATAGTTAAGAATAAAAAATTTGATCCAACATCTATTAAAGATATAGATGTTAAGAATTTGGAACTGTTTATCTCGTCAATTGAAACTAAAACCAATAGCTTACAATCTGATCTTGAGGTTAATTTGGTAAACAAGGATGCTACAGTTGTGAAGTTGGAAATGAAATATCCACAAATTAGTAAAACAGAGGATATTCTTAATTCGTTGATTATAGCATACAACATGGATGCCATTGTAGATAAAAACTCAGAGTCTAAAAAGACCCTGGATTTTATCGAAGATAGAATTAAAAAATTGTCTGTAGAACTTGGACAAGTTGAAAATCAGAAAGAAAGCTTTAAATCACAAAATAATCTTACAGATCTTGAAACTGAAGCTAAAATTAATCTTCAAAGCTCAGCAGAAGCAAGAGCAAAACAATTGGAGGTGGATGCTCAACTTGAACTTACAAATTCTTTAGTTAATTTTGTATCAAAACAAGGACAGTATCAGGTTTTACCTTCTAATGTGGGGCTTAATAATGCTGATGCTACAGCAGGAATTACTTCTTATAATCAACTGATTATACATAGAAATCGATTATTGGAATCAGCAACAACAGAAAACCCTGCCGTTATTGATGTAACGAAGCAAATTAATGCAATGCGTACTTCAATAATGCAAAGTCTACAAAGAAATAAAACAGGTTTAGAACTTGCAAGAAATGAATATGTAGGAGAACAAAATAAGGTTTCAAGTAAGATTTCGAAGTTACCATCTATAGAGAAAATATTCAGAGGTATTGAAAGACAACAACAAATTAAAGAAAATCTATACCTTTTATTACTACAAAAAAGAGAAGAGACTGCAATCGCACAATCTATCACAGCTCCTAAGGCTAGAGTAATAGATACAGCATATGCTTCTAATGTTCCTGTTGCTCCTAAGAAAAATATAATTTTAGCTGTAGCTTTCCTTAT
This is a stretch of genomic DNA from Chryseobacterium tructae. It encodes these proteins:
- a CDS encoding glycosyltransferase family 39 protein; amino-acid sequence: MKKSSLILIIFIIVKFILQYSLISPEYDLQRDEYLHLDQGNHLAWGYISVPPVSSWISWLIKALGDSVFWIKFFPALFGALTMVVVWKAIEELKGGLFACLLASLGLLFSSLLRLNMLYQPNSLDVLLWTSFFYILIKYVNTEKISWLYWGGCIFAIGILNKYNIIFLALGFIPALLITKQRKVFTNPHTYGAALLALVIIFPNLIWQYNNNFPVVHHMKELSEYQLVNVNRFDFLKSQLLFFIGVTFVILFGFYALLFYKSFEKIRFFFWGYVITLSIFMFFRAKDYYAVGIYPIYIGFGAVYLEDILKSGWKRFLKPVCVLHPIILFLPIYNLAFPNKPPESIVQNPDSYKKFGFLRWEDGKDHSLPQDFADMLGWKELAQKVDKEYSRLSKSGNTLVLCDNYGQAGAINFYSEKGVKAVSFNADYINWMDLSKKYKNLIRAKDSSEDELEKTGAFFKHSILADSVTNPYAREKGTVIFSFEDAKIDIRKRIQNEIDEVKSRN
- a CDS encoding cytochrome-c peroxidase — protein: MKNLILILGLLILSSCQGNKEKTETDIPLIPMFTELQNKAKAIFGALPGFVDNKISPISDEKVLLGKALYFDPILSKNGTQSCNTCHNLNTYGVDNKAFSPGDAKGSVGVRNSPSTLNAALHTAQFWDGRAKSLEEQAGKPILNPIEMGIPDENFVIERLKKSEKYQKMFGIAFPKDKSPINWENLTTAIGAFERKLITPSRFDKYIEGDNNALTDKEKHGLQDFIDVGCITCHTGPALGGNSFQKFGVYKEYWKETKSTKIDEGKSVISKNEAEKYMFKVPSLRNVTKTSPYFHDGSVTDLKEVIRIMGKIQLDKELTSEQVDNIYAFFESLKGEVNPELAKAP
- a CDS encoding NAD(P)/FAD-dependent oxidoreductase gives rise to the protein MQNKKMDVIIIGGSYSGLSAAMALGRSLRNVLIIDHGKPCNRQTPHSHNFITHDGKTPKEITELARKDIEKYKTVQFYDGKVIRIEKNADVFRVELSSGEEFYAKKIILASGVKDMMPDIPGFSECWGISVIHCPYCHGYEVRNEITGILADGDLAFEFSKLVFNLTKELTLFTNGKTKLTHEQVEKLKQNKINLNEEEIEKIEHENGYIQKVIFKDGSVVPLKALYAKIPFEQNIDVSELGCELTEYRFIKADFMQKTSVPGVFACGDNVTMMRSVANAVAQGNLAGAVVNKELSEEEF
- the glyA gene encoding serine hydroxymethyltransferase, yielding MDIIFDLIEKERQRQAHGLELIASENFVSENVMKAMGSVLTNKYAEGYPGKRYYGGCEVVDEVETLAINRAKELFGVNYVNVQPHSGSQANAAIYLAVLKPGDKIMGMDLSMGGHLTHGSAVNFSGIQYEVVSYGVERETGLIDYNQMREVALRERPKMMIAGFSAYSRDLDYAKYREIADEIGATLWADIAHPAGLVAKGLLNSPFEHCHVVTTTTHKTLRGPRGGMIMMGKDFENTYGHKTPKGETKMMSQVLDGAVFPGIQGGPLEHVIAGKAVAFGEALDGQFETYAKQVKANAQALSKAMIDKGFDIVSGGTDNHLMLVDLRNKGVNGKETEKALVLADITCNKNMVPFDDKSPFTTSGIRLGTAAITTRGLKENDMETIAGLISEVVDNIKNEEVLASVRKNVNELMEGKALFNY
- a CDS encoding regulatory protein RecX, giving the protein MDMEKKSFTFDEIKQKLVSYCVYQDRCHAEVEQKMREFLLIDEAKEEIILYLMKENYLNEERFTRSYIRGKFYIKHWGRNKIKMNLKQKQISDKLISMCFDEIYEDDYIKTITRIYEDYSSKQKGLQEYQKKSKTIKYLMSRGFEYEKINDIFD
- a CDS encoding polysaccharide biosynthesis protein, yielding MYNSLRKKIFGGDNIVNLSDVRYLPRWIILVIDIIILVISLFLSTYIIEKITQKEFVYHEDKSIVFAFIIMVNTFFMYIFKTYAGIIRHSTFIDLFKLLISCFCTMFVVATINVAYFWTTGGKFILTPYLVLYFVISFMGLFLFRLYVKEFFHIVREYRRSALKKRILVLGIDEQSIAIARAILDNPNLPYQVVGFLTQRTDSKRASLLGKPIYGKEKIENSTKDDLVIDGVIIVKEMMAKDEMNSWVNLFLEKDLNVFKAPSVQKLRDSDLGGSIRNLQIEDLLNRKPIKIENEEVKSRHFGKNVLVTGGAGSIGSEIVRQVAQFTPSLIVVLDQAETPLYDIELEMKEKFPHIRFKFVLADVSNMNRVETLFQTYNFSMVYHAAAYKHVPLVEDNPNEAIRVNVLGSKNIALLSSRYKVNRFVMISTDKAVNPTNVMGASKRAAELFVQSLQHAEGNITKFITTRFGNVLGSNGSVIPHFKKQIEAGGPVTITHPDIVRYFMTIPEACELVLQAGTMGQGGEIFVFDMGEPVKILDLANRMIKLSGFEPNIDIKIIYTGLRPGEKLYEELLSDNAKTLPTHNEKIMISKDPAMSFEEIDNLIHLITEASIMKEKVEVVKILKLIVPEFRSNNSIYEVLDK
- a CDS encoding polysaccharide biosynthesis/export family protein, whose translation is MKGKILAIFLALTLVSCKVNQTRPNDLNYMQNIEKVAIEASEKNSKPTIQAGDQMIILITAKDMDVVRPFNQNYSSSELVQSNTLAGGNTPNQGMVTVSGPTYIVDANGNIDFPILGKIDTSDKTLVQFKEELKQRMTKYIIDPTVNVRLVNFKVTVLGEVNRQGDYVISNGQGTILNALGLAGDLTMYGKRDDVLVVRTENGQVTHGKVNLRDANLINSPYYHLKQGDAIIVASTNTKDLTAKQNPNTGLYLTAASIAITAVAVVVSLIKK